From the Rattus norvegicus strain BN/NHsdMcwi chromosome 15, GRCr8, whole genome shotgun sequence genome, the window GATGGAGCAGGGAGCAGAAATAGGGAAATTCTAGCTCTTAGCTTCCTCTCTGTGCCATTTAGTGCAGGCACCTGGCCTGTGAGTTATGGTGTTACCACCATTCAGAGTGAGTTTTATGTCGATTCTCTCCCCAAAACCCCTCAGAGCGACATTCAAAGGCCTGCTTCACTAACACACTAGGCAATTTTTACCTTCCTCAAATTGTCAGTGACCAGCAGCAGAGCAAGGCAAGAAGGTTGCACGGCCATTTAGAGGGAGGAATCAAGGAGTGGTGTCcgtgcaagccagaagagacctacaggaaagctggacatcaaagagccacacacattctctcatggCTTCTCATGGTTTTCCCAGGGTGAGATTCAGATGCATGTGGTAGCTAAAGGCATTTCTGGCTGAAGCCGGTTTTCCTATGTGACATTAGGAAACAGttgtaataaaagaaagtttcaaaCAGCAACCTGTTCTGACTCTGATGGACACAAGTCTGATACTAGGCTGGAATTCTCTTCCTAACTTTcgatacttttgaaaataaaggatAGATAGTATAATGTACTCTAATCCTAAAATACTGTGAAATATGTATTTCATAAATATGCATTACATGATATTCAGTTGaaattgctgggaattgtactttcTTCTATCTATAACTGCTCTGCTCTGGACAGAATTACTAAAGAATATGATgacttgggctgtgtgtgtctttgtgtgttctgtgcgtgtgtttatgtgtgtctctgtgtttctttaggtaggtatgtgtatttatgtgtttatatatttatgtgaaaatgGAGGCTCTGTCAACTTATGGTATTTTTCACAGTAGCTATTGTCCACCGTGCTTTATGAGATGAAGTGTTCATTATGGCAGATGGAGTCAGAGAGACTACAGAAAGATCAaagtatggggctggggatttagctcagtggaagagcggtTGCCTGGCaaccgcaaagccctgggttcggtccccagctccgggggtagggggggggagaaaaagaaagatcaaggtatggaggaaggggcagggaagatATCACAGCAGTTGAAATCActtattgttcttccagaggatctggaatTGGTCCCTGGTAACCATACAAAGACTAACACCAACCTCGATAGGCAAAGCTGTCTCCCAGATTCTGCCCACACTTGACAACCTCGTGATGCATCCACCCATACAAAAGGCAAAACACAGATCTGGGTCTAGTGGCTAATAGTGACATGGTCTATCTAatctggaggggaggagggtggcagccagcagcagcagtggcagcgaCAGGGGCATCCAGAACACTCCAGGCCACCACCGTCCCCACCACCACTTGTATGGGTGGCTTTAAAGAGTTGAGTAAAAACAAGCTGGTAACCAACCATGGTTGAAGGGGGATTTGATCCCTGTGAATGTATTTGCTCTCATGAACGCGCTATGAGAAAATTCATCAATCTGCTCCGGCAGTCCCAGTCCTATTGCACCAACACAGAATGCCTTCGGGAATTGCCAGGGCCCTCAGGCGACAGTGGCATCAGCATCACTGTGATCTTGATGGCCTGGATGGTGATCACTGTGCTCCTCTTTCTACTGAGGCCTCCTAACCTGAGAGGCTTCAGCCTTCCTGGAAAGCCCTCCAGTCCTCACAGTGGACAGGTCCCGCCAGCCCCTCCTGTGGGCTAACATCCTGGTGTGGGAAACAGCGATTGTTTGATGCCCTGCACGACCGAACGACTGAAGAGAACATGGCAttacctgtctctccttttccgtCTGCAGTGTGGATGGTATTGTTTTCATGAGCTTCTAGAAGTTTCACTTGCCaactgcctttgtttcctgtgttGCCACAGTCCTTGTTTACAGTATACCCCAGTAAATGATTTCTTTGAAAAATCGAGGGCTGTGTTGGTTGGCCTAAGCTTAAACTTTCCACTCGTTCTCCCTGGAACCCTGACCATAGCGTCTGTGGTGGTTTCTGGCCCAACTGAAGGAAAATTAAGGTTTCtgcatttaagtattttaagtggtttggatagattttaattcttttcataaGGTATATTCTGGTTGTCTGGTATGAGTGACAGAGCCATGCCGTAGTCACTTTACTGTGGCAGTTTACCTATGGGTGGCAGTTTTCTGTAGTCCTTGGCACTGATACTTTAGATCATTTTCCTTACAAAGTCCAGCTGGCTTATATGGCTAGAATAGGAAAATCGATTTGGttgtttactgatttttttttaattaccattaaaaatttctgatggtaatactttaaataaacatgattgattaatatttttaaaagaggtaaaacactcAGAGACCTAGAAAACCATGGATGGGTTCCTCTTTAGTCAACTGGAGCCACAAAAATGTCAGAATCACACAGCCAATCAGAATTCACCTGAAACCAGACACTACAGAAATGGTCTCATTTACATAGAAAGAAGTGGCTGTTGGGAAATGATAAGCAAAGTTGCTCAGCACGACCATGAAAGGACTCTTCACAACTGGGCATAGTGACTCAAAGTGCCAATTTCAGTACTTGGGATAAAGAAGTAGGTAGATTCCTGTAGGATCAAGGCCACCCTGTTTCACCCAGCAAGTCCATGATGTTTAGTTCTGCCAGATTATACTGAGAGGTCccgtttttcctttttttttttttcatactttttacTTGTGTGAGTatattgtagctatcttcaaacacaccagaagagggcgtcaggtcccattgcagatggctgtaggtagccatgtggttgttgagatttgaactcaggatctctgggagagcagttggtactcttaatctctgaaccatctctccaacccctgacaGATCCTGTGACAACATACTGACTAAAACTCTTTATACATTCCTTCAAAGGGTTAATATTTCCAGGCTTGAGTGACAATGGTGCATTATAACTTAGATGAAGTATATCATAAGTGACACTGGTCTCAGATATTGAAGTGGTGAGTAAACGATCAGAAATAGAAGGACACCGCAGGCCACTGGATATCTATGCAGGATAGCAGTAGATGTAGTTGCACTTTTTACATAAAACACACAGAGCTTTCCAAacctatttacttttattttagtttgtttaagatttatgacATATAccgcattctgcctgcatgcatgcttgcaggccagaagagggcgccagatctcactatagatggttgtgagccactgtgtggttactgggaattgaactccgacCTCTGGAACAGTAGCCAGTATTAACTGTGGAACCACCTCTCCAGAACCATTACTTCTATTCTAATCTGCCTGGTGTCTCCAGTAATTTTCTCATGAGTGTTCTCTTGGCATGATAAAGTTTGATCTTAACCTATGCGCTCAGAAGGGACACACATCTGCAATGACATGTTCATTTTGAGTTTTGTATTTTGTAATCGAagatctttttgtttgtatttagcatggaactatctatgtaaacaaggatgttctactccctgcctctgccctcctgcttGAACTCTTGAACTAACAGTGGACCACCACCATGAAaggcactttcttctttgtgtcctaaatCCACAAAAAAGCAATTAAGTGCCTACTAGGGCGTTATGAATATGCTATCACCTTAGATGGTTCACGGCATGGCGTATAGATTAACAACTTGTAGCTGGGTATTTCGAGGCATTGTTCAATTGGACTAGACAGAAGACTCTGGCATGAATTTTCTAATGGCGCTAAGTgccctttcatttttctgaaagtcCTTTGGACTTATGCCAGAGTGAGGGATGTGCACGAATCTCACTGGAAATTAAGTGTCCGTTTCCTTTGAAGCTGAGGTTGGGTTTCTTTTGAGAGAGGAGTGCTTGTGACTGGGATGATTCACCTCTCCTCCAGCCAAGGCAATTGTGAGAAGACCTCACTCAGGTGCACTAAATTCTCACTTCCACAAGGTGGCACCCCATACCTAGCAATCTATATCCtcatttcttcaggacaaacaccTAAGGGCTACTGGCCAGAAGGGGTCAGAACAAGTCCACTCTTCTGTTCCCCTTTCATTGAGCACTAAGTGGTGATCACCCTTATAGACAGCAGACTGCGGTGGTCAGAATGGAGGAAGGTGATAATTTAAGGCCTGTCACTAGTAGGAATTAAAAGTTGACATTTTTATCTGCAGATAGTATAAtaacatttataaaacatttatgaaaattcCAAGGATATAATCATTAAGGAAAATTTTCAAGCTGATTGcccattaattattatatatcaaatgtataaaaaatcaaagaaaagctatTGCTAAGGAGTACTGATAAAAAAGactgcatgtttttattttttcattttaatttggtttcaaacggtgtgtgtgtgttcctacattttaaactgatgtgaacaaagagaaactgtccagagggataaaaagaaatgatagaagaggtgaggaaaggaaggacaatGGTATTGAGAGGCAGAGATTGGCGCAATATatggtgtatacatatatgaaaattagacacacacacacttgtgcaataGCAGCAAGGTCCTTAGCAGGTAAAAGAACTTGCTACACTAGTATGAttatctgagttcaatacctgggacccaTGGTACAAACATGGACTGAATATTGTggcacatatatgcacagacacacacgtatcCACTggcaaagaaaactttgaaaattcataagcatttgactttagaggcacaaggatcaggagttgggaatgaggtcaccccaacattcacttacctcagaaaacccaagaaccGAAATTGAGCTAAGCTAATGAGTCCGattaaagtgtggcaaatgcaagaaaaaaaattttaatgtgcAAATATGTACGGCATAAACCACAACAAATATTaggttagaaatatcaaattgctgGTCCTTTATATTAGTTGATagaaagaaagtaacaaagaaacaaaaaagagagaaaagaaactaaacgaCAAACTTATGAAGGGAAGTAGAAGCCATCAAAATAAAGGCggggaatgaaagaaaatgggctGGGGTGCCATGCTTGAAGGAGGAAAACACTTTAGACTCTCTGCTCCGATGAAGCTGACTAAGGTGGTGCCTGCGGGTCCTTCACAGGCGCTTTTGTGCTGCTTGCTCAGCTTGGGCACAGTTGTTTGTCCTCTTGTATCCTGTGCGGATTCCAGGTAAGGCAGGCAGTGGgagagccaggtctccagctaactGGCTAAGCTGCTGTGCTTCAGAGCACAGGGTGCTTTGTTGCAGCTTGAGCAGGAGCTCCTGAGTCTGCACAGCCGCTGCCACAATTTTTCCACCACACTCCTGCTTTCCTCCCCTGTGAAATCCCCTCTGGAGTCAGGTTTGCTGCTTGCTGTTGtcctgaactgctgccaaagaaaaacaagctccttcctgaagaactattgctgaacaggtcctcttccccatatcctaataacttttctcttccattaacTATGATGTGGGCTACTTATTAAAAGTAGTTTGCaaaaaactttgcctccatcctgctgtagtagaaataaggaaaaaggaagcagGTTCTTGTGTACAAAATACTTTATCAGAGGTCTTAAGCTCCTCAGGCTTCCTCAAGGAAGCTCTGAAGGCAATTTTAGGAAGTATCTAATAATATTGTATATGATAaaagaagagaggcccttgggtCAACTAAAATCCAACTTTATTAGTCTGGTCTCTTAGTCTTCGGTGCATctatccaggctcttctggcttttagagtctctagcGAGAAGTaatgtgtgattctcataggaGGACTGACTTTGTATGTTACCAgtactttttcccttgcagcttttattataCTTATTTGTTCTCCATGTTACTGTCTTAGgtaatatatgcccaggggaaTTTCTTTTCCACTCCAGTCTATTTCATACTGTGTGCTCCTTTTACTTTGATGAGTCTCTTGTttaagttaaggacattttcttttatgattttgttgagaatttttgtttgtttgtttgttcgttggtttttgtttttgttttctgttttatttgcctttgacccaagtttattttcatccttcctatatactttattgtgtttatcattattatatttgttattttgcagaaaaatcctgtctatttcttggatgttttcttccaggattgacttccttccttcctaccctcccttcctccttccttccttcctttcttcctttgcttttcctttattcctttccccctccactcttttcctccctttggatTTAAGATTTCCTCTATCTACGTATCCATTCCTTCTATcatctcttcaatgcctgaggtTCTCTATTCCATCTGTTGGAGTCTG encodes:
- the LOC134482241 gene encoding small integral membrane protein 14-like, which produces MVEGGFDPCECICSHERAMRKFINLLRQSQSYCTNTECLRELPGPSGDSGISITVILMAWMVITVLLFLLRPPNLRGFSLPGKPSSPHSGQVPPAPPVG